The Xenorhabdus doucetiae genome has a window encoding:
- a CDS encoding TonB-dependent copper receptor encodes MSTTQLSTTPLLRISPLTAALVIALAIPTSGWAATNAEHSKETKDGYHVNNVDETVITVIAPATSPLEVASSLKTPRQPVPASDGSDYLKTIPGFSQIRNGGTNGDPVFRGMFGSRLRMLIDDSEILGSCGGRMDAPSSYISPENYDVLSLVKGPQTVLWGPGNSAGTIRFERTRPQFEHVGAQGNVSTVIGSNRRWDGNADLSIGNKQGYIRLIGNKSRSNDYKDGDGNRVPSRWDKWNTDIALGWTPDENTLLELNAGQGDGEARYATRMMDGAQFKRKSFGVRFEKSNIGEVFDKFETNFYYNYTDHVMDSYSMRHSKMGKMISEPDRLTMGGRMMGTWIWEDFKLQSGADMQTNIRRNNADHDMKSKETGWKKDARFRDYGIFGELTWDATEQSKVIGGVRLDRATVYKYVTQQERKETLPAGFIRFEHNLKDVPVMFYAGVGHTERFPDYWELFSGKAGGNAFKDIKTEKTTQLDIGAQYNDDQLKGWISAYVGKVNDFILFDYGQKSAHNVNATIMGGETGVAYKFNDHWKTDASLAYSWAQNTTNHRPLPQIPPLEARFGLTWEQGDWTSSGLLRLVNSQHRVAINEGNVVGKDFDSSKGFAILSANSAYQVTKNVQISAGIDNIFDKNYSEHLNLAGNKDFGYSGDTMVNEPGRTYWARVNVKF; translated from the coding sequence ATGTCTACTACACAATTATCTACTACACCGTTATTGCGTATATCGCCTCTGACCGCCGCTTTGGTTATCGCACTCGCTATACCAACCAGTGGTTGGGCTGCTACCAATGCGGAACACAGCAAAGAAACAAAAGATGGATATCACGTTAATAATGTTGACGAAACGGTGATAACCGTAATCGCCCCGGCAACTTCACCGCTTGAGGTTGCTTCTTCACTGAAAACGCCTCGCCAACCCGTGCCAGCCAGTGACGGTTCTGATTACCTGAAAACTATTCCTGGTTTTTCCCAGATCCGTAACGGGGGAACTAACGGCGATCCGGTATTCCGTGGCATGTTTGGTTCCCGTCTGAGAATGTTGATTGATGACAGCGAAATTCTCGGTTCTTGTGGCGGGCGTATGGATGCACCAAGTTCCTATATCTCACCAGAGAATTATGATGTCCTGAGTCTGGTTAAAGGCCCGCAAACGGTACTTTGGGGACCGGGTAATTCAGCGGGAACGATCCGTTTCGAGCGCACTCGCCCTCAGTTTGAACACGTTGGCGCTCAAGGTAATGTCAGCACAGTGATTGGTTCTAATCGTCGTTGGGATGGTAATGCCGATCTCAGTATTGGCAACAAACAAGGGTATATCCGCCTGATTGGTAACAAATCCCGCTCCAATGATTATAAAGATGGTGATGGTAACCGCGTTCCTTCCCGCTGGGATAAATGGAATACCGATATCGCATTGGGCTGGACACCTGATGAAAATACGTTACTGGAATTAAATGCTGGACAAGGTGATGGTGAGGCACGTTACGCCACACGTATGATGGATGGTGCACAATTTAAGCGTAAAAGTTTTGGTGTGCGTTTTGAGAAATCCAATATTGGCGAAGTGTTTGATAAATTTGAAACCAATTTTTATTACAACTACACCGACCATGTGATGGATAGCTATTCCATGCGTCATTCAAAAATGGGAAAAATGATCTCAGAACCCGATCGCCTGACAATGGGTGGCCGTATGATGGGAACTTGGATCTGGGAAGATTTCAAGTTACAGAGCGGTGCAGATATGCAGACGAATATTCGTCGTAACAACGCTGATCATGATATGAAATCGAAAGAAACTGGCTGGAAGAAAGATGCCCGTTTTCGTGATTACGGTATTTTTGGTGAATTAACCTGGGATGCCACTGAACAGAGTAAAGTTATTGGTGGGGTGCGTTTAGATCGTGCGACAGTATATAAATATGTGACCCAACAAGAGCGTAAGGAAACCCTCCCTGCCGGCTTTATTCGGTTTGAACATAATCTGAAAGATGTTCCTGTAATGTTTTATGCCGGTGTGGGTCATACCGAGCGTTTTCCTGATTATTGGGAGTTGTTTTCAGGTAAAGCGGGCGGAAATGCGTTCAAGGATATCAAAACTGAGAAAACCACCCAGTTGGATATTGGTGCGCAATATAACGATGACCAATTGAAAGGTTGGATATCCGCGTATGTCGGTAAAGTGAATGATTTTATCCTGTTTGATTATGGACAAAAATCCGCCCACAACGTGAATGCGACCATTATGGGGGGAGAAACGGGTGTGGCTTATAAGTTCAACGATCATTGGAAAACCGATGCCAGCCTGGCGTACTCTTGGGCGCAAAATACGACTAACCATCGTCCACTGCCGCAAATCCCACCGTTGGAAGCCCGTTTTGGCCTGACTTGGGAACAGGGTGATTGGACGAGCAGCGGTTTGTTGCGTCTGGTCAACAGCCAGCATCGGGTAGCCATCAATGAGGGTAACGTGGTCGGCAAAGATTTTGATAGCAGCAAAGGCTTCGCCATCCTATCGGCGAACTCAGCCTATCAGGTGACCAAAAATGTTCAGATCAGTGCCGGTATTGACAATATTTTTGATAAAAATTACAGCGAGCACCTTAACTTGGCGGGAAATAAGGACTTTGGTTATTCCGGTGACACGATGGTCAACGAACCGGGTCGTACTTACTGGGCAAGAGTTAATGTGAAGTTCTAA
- a CDS encoding DUF2946 domain-containing protein has protein sequence MKLIWIISLLSLFHLSQRRTPAIIALLAILMLFIAPVVSKTLEHSREGIKAHTMNHHHGADHIHMGLMDDIACGYCQLLINLPLLAGDFVPFILLTLIVSRAPPVLRFSGPIIRLFYGESQPRAPPLN, from the coding sequence GTGAAACTGATCTGGATCATTAGCTTGTTATCTCTTTTTCACCTATCACAACGTCGAACACCTGCCATTATCGCTTTACTGGCGATTCTGATGTTGTTCATTGCACCGGTGGTATCAAAAACACTGGAGCACTCCCGTGAAGGAATAAAAGCACACACCATGAATCATCATCATGGTGCAGATCATATCCATATGGGATTGATGGATGATATCGCTTGTGGTTACTGCCAGCTTTTGATTAATCTGCCGCTATTGGCAGGCGATTTTGTTCCTTTTATTTTACTGACACTCATTGTGTCCAGGGCACCACCGGTACTGCGCTTCTCTGGCCCAATTATTCGGCTGTTCTACGGTGAATCACAACCCCGCGCCCCACCCCTTAATTAG